From Planococcus halocryophilus, the proteins below share one genomic window:
- a CDS encoding anti-sigma factor antagonist gives MNIQVDLTESNNVLEGSIGGEIDAHTAPVLRGKLEDYQSHQGLEAELDLSDVNYMDSTGLGVFVAFYKSVNSNGGHVKLKGLSVRLKRLFDITGLGDIMDIESVGKEGN, from the coding sequence ATGAATATTCAAGTAGACTTAACTGAATCGAATAATGTTCTTGAAGGATCTATAGGTGGAGAAATTGATGCACATACTGCACCAGTTTTACGTGGGAAATTAGAAGATTATCAAAGTCACCAAGGTTTAGAAGCAGAGTTGGATCTTTCTGACGTTAATTATATGGATAGTACAGGGCTAGGTGTTTTTGTAGCTTTTTATAAATCGGTCAATTCAAATGGTGGGCATGTAAAATTAAAAGGACTCTCCGTTCGATTGAAACGACTTTTCGATATTACCGGTTTAGGCGATATTATGGACATTGAATCAGTCGGGAAGGAGGGGAACTGA
- the rsbW gene encoding anti-sigma B factor RsbW — MRPFDYVEMRVPAKSQYVGVARLTISGLASRIGFSFDDIEDLKIASSEAVTNAVQHAYTEGEQGEVVIGCALYEDKIEIMVADHGRSFDFEETKAKVGPYHDEEEGAFLREGGLGLYLIETLMDEVKVHHQEGVTIFMTKHVEGEQVEKDVETVSS, encoded by the coding sequence ATGCGCCCTTTCGATTATGTAGAAATGCGAGTTCCCGCTAAATCGCAATATGTAGGTGTTGCAAGACTTACCATTTCAGGTTTGGCTAGTCGTATCGGTTTTTCGTTTGACGATATAGAGGATTTGAAAATTGCGTCTAGTGAAGCAGTAACAAATGCAGTTCAACATGCTTATACTGAAGGTGAGCAAGGCGAGGTTGTCATTGGTTGCGCACTTTATGAAGACAAAATCGAGATTATGGTAGCTGATCATGGCCGTAGCTTTGACTTTGAAGAAACGAAAGCAAAAGTCGGTCCGTATCATGATGAAGAAGAAGGTGCTTTTCTCCGTGAAGGAGGTCTCGGCTTGTATTTGATTGAAACATTAATGGATGAAGTTAAAGTTCATCATCAAGAAGGAGTAACCATCTTCATGACAAAGCATGTTGAAGGAGAGCAGGTGGAGAAGGATGTCGAAACAGTCTCATCCTAA